A window of Zingiber officinale cultivar Zhangliang chromosome 5A, Zo_v1.1, whole genome shotgun sequence contains these coding sequences:
- the LOC121980563 gene encoding upstream activation factor subunit spp27-like, with translation MEACIPSGGVCASSSFVTTDHPLGRCHVVSVSFVSRRRAAPLPFVRAAASSKPGSAAGVRPAKGITKPRPVSPAMQALVGVPEIPRTQALKLIWAHIKEHNLQDPNDKKVIICDEKLKAIFGGRESVGFLEIAGLITPHFAK, from the exons ATGGAAGCGTGCATCCCCTCCGGCGGCGTCTGCGCTTCCTCCTCCTTCGTGACTACGGACCATCCTCTGGGTCGCTGCCACGTTGTCTCCGTCTCCTTCGTTTCCAGACGTAGGGCGGCGCCGCTGCCGTTCGTTCGGGCGGCAGCTTCCTCCAAACCTGGCTCCGCAGCGGGAGTGAGGCCCGCAAAGGGCATCACCAAGCCCCGTCCTGTCTCCCCTGCCATGCAGGCGCTCGTCGGCGTGCCGGAAATCCCCCGCACCCAAGCCCTCAAACTCATCTGGGCTCACATCAAGGAGCACAACCTTCAG GATCCTAATGACAAGAAGGTAATTATATGTGATGAGAAACTAAAAGCTATTTTTGGCGGGAGAGAGAGCGTCGGGTTTCTGGAGATCGCAGGGTTGATTACCCCTCACTTTGCAAAGTGA
- the LOC121982888 gene encoding microsomal glutathione S-transferase 3-like translates to MGVTFEIPNEYGFVVLVLVSYVVLNAWMAIQVGKARRRYNVPYPSLIESENKDAKLFNCVQRGHQNSLEMIAVFFATLLVAGLQFPVAAAGIGALYTVARWFYFKGYSTGVPENRHKIGWLSFLAIWGLIIITAAMGISLIVRDLL, encoded by the exons ATGGGGGTTACCTTCGAGATCCCGAATGAGTACGGCTTCGTCGTTCTCGTCCTCGTCTCCTACGTCGTCCTCAATGCCTGGATGGCTATCCAAGTCGGCAAGGCGCGCAGGAG GTACAATGTGCCCTATCCCTCCCTGATCGAGTCGGAGAACAAGGACGCCAAGCTCTTCAACTGCGTCCAG AGGGGGCACCAGAACTCGCTGGAGATGATCGCGGTGTTCTTCGCCACGCTTCTGGTGGCCGGGCTGCAGTTCCCGGTCGCCGCCGCGGGGATCGGCGCATTATACACGGTCGCGCGATGGTTCTACTTCAAGGGATACTCCACTGGCGTGCCGGAGAACCGCCACAAGATCGG GTGGCTTAGCTTCTTGGCGATCTGGGGGCTTATAATCATCACGGCGGCGATGGGGATAAGCTTGATCGTGCGGGATCTGCTGTGA